In the Ilumatobacteraceae bacterium genome, one interval contains:
- a CDS encoding Na+/H+ antiporter subunit D — protein sequence MSALVPLPVVLPLAGAALSILVGRYRNVQRGISLSVLATTLVISVLLLVRADRDGFVAHDAGGWSADLGIVLVVDRLAGLMLVVSALALFAVMVFAVGEADEEQQRVGFHPVYLVLAAGVAASFVTADLFNLFVAFEMMLAASYVLITLGGRPDQVRSGMSYVVISLVASTLFITVLALLYASTGTVNMADLSVRLAEIDPAVRAAFALSLLVVFAIKAGLFPLFFWLPDSYPTAPGPVTAIFAGLLTKVGVYAIIRTQTLLFDAPDWMGTVLIVVAVLTMVVGVLGAIAQDDMKRILAFHIISQIGYMIFGLGLFTVAGVAGAVFYIVHHIIVKTALFLVTGLVARRAGSSRLSEVGGLVRSAPVIALLFAVPALSLAGLPPFSGFLAKFALVDAGLDAGAAVAVAASLAVGLLTLYSMTKIWAGVFWGIREIDPPVEPKHEGRLGSPWAMLLGTAMLVIASIAVSVWAGLLYDVAERAADDLLDPSGYVEAVLERSP from the coding sequence ATGAGCGCACTGGTGCCACTCCCGGTCGTGCTGCCACTCGCGGGCGCCGCGCTGTCGATCCTCGTCGGCCGGTATCGCAACGTGCAGCGCGGGATCAGTCTGTCGGTGCTCGCGACCACCCTCGTGATCAGCGTGCTGCTCCTCGTGCGGGCCGATCGTGACGGCTTCGTCGCACACGATGCCGGCGGCTGGTCGGCCGACCTCGGCATCGTGCTGGTCGTCGACCGTCTCGCGGGTCTGATGCTGGTCGTGTCTGCGCTGGCCTTGTTCGCCGTGATGGTGTTCGCCGTCGGCGAGGCCGACGAGGAACAGCAGCGGGTGGGGTTCCACCCCGTGTACCTGGTGCTCGCGGCCGGCGTGGCGGCCAGCTTCGTCACCGCCGACCTGTTCAACCTGTTCGTCGCGTTCGAGATGATGCTGGCCGCCAGCTACGTTTTGATCACGCTCGGCGGTCGCCCCGACCAGGTGCGGTCGGGCATGAGCTACGTGGTCATCAGCCTGGTGGCGTCGACGTTGTTCATCACGGTGCTCGCGTTGCTCTACGCCTCGACCGGCACCGTCAACATGGCCGACCTCAGCGTCCGGCTCGCCGAGATCGACCCGGCGGTGCGCGCCGCATTCGCGCTGTCGCTGCTCGTCGTGTTCGCCATCAAGGCGGGGCTGTTCCCGCTGTTCTTCTGGCTGCCGGACAGCTACCCCACGGCACCGGGTCCGGTCACCGCGATCTTCGCCGGCCTGCTCACCAAGGTGGGCGTCTACGCCATCATCCGCACCCAGACGCTGCTGTTCGACGCCCCCGACTGGATGGGTACCGTCCTGATCGTCGTGGCGGTGCTCACGATGGTCGTCGGCGTGCTCGGCGCCATCGCCCAGGACGACATGAAGCGCATCCTGGCATTCCACATCATCAGCCAGATCGGCTACATGATCTTCGGTCTCGGTTTGTTCACCGTTGCCGGTGTCGCGGGTGCGGTGTTCTACATCGTGCACCACATCATCGTGAAGACCGCCCTGTTCCTGGTGACCGGTCTCGTCGCCCGCCGGGCGGGTTCGAGTCGCCTGTCCGAAGTCGGCGGGCTCGTCCGGTCGGCACCGGTGATCGCACTCCTGTTCGCCGTGCCGGCGCTCAGCCTCGCCGGTCTGCCGCCGTTCTCCGGGTTCCTCGCCAAGTTCGCACTGGTCGACGCCGGCCTCGATGCGGGCGCCGCTGTCGCCGTGGCCGCGAGCCTCGCGGTCGGTCTGCTGACGTTGTACTCGATGACGAAGATCTGGGCCGGCGTGTTCTGGGGCATCCGCGAGATCGACCCCCCGGTCGAGCCGAAGCACGAGGGTCGGCTCGGTTCGCCGTGGGCGATGCTGCTCGGTACCGCGATGCTCGTCATCGCGTCGATCGCCGTGTCGGTCTGGGCCGGGTTGCTGTACGACGTCGCCGAGCGGGCAGCGGACGACCTGCTCGATCCCTCGGGCTACGTCGAAGCGGTGTTGGAGCGTTCGCCATGA
- a CDS encoding NADH-quinone oxidoreductase subunit K, with the protein MTVLLAFVAALLFACGAWLLMQRRLSRIIIGIGLLGHGANMLLITAGGEAGREPIIGPGDGPYSDPLPQALGLTAVVITFGVTALLLALGFRSWQITGDDRVEDDLEDRLAARRREDLDEFEPTDSSGDATSAEDGA; encoded by the coding sequence ATGACCGTGCTCCTGGCGTTCGTCGCCGCGCTCCTGTTCGCGTGCGGTGCCTGGCTGTTGATGCAACGGCGGCTGTCGCGCATCATCATCGGCATCGGACTGCTCGGGCACGGGGCCAACATGTTGCTGATCACCGCCGGCGGCGAAGCGGGCCGCGAACCGATCATCGGTCCGGGCGACGGCCCATACTCCGACCCGCTGCCCCAGGCGCTCGGTCTCACCGCGGTGGTCATCACGTTCGGTGTCACGGCGCTGTTGCTCGCCCTCGGCTTCCGGAGCTGGCAGATCACCGGCGACGACCGTGTGGAAGACGACCTCGAAGACCGACTCGCCGCCCGTCGTCGCGAGGACCTCGACGAGTTCGAGCCGACCGACAGCTCCGGCGACGCGACGAGCGCGGAGGACGGGGCATGA
- the mbhE gene encoding hydrogen gas-evolving membrane-bound hydrogenase subunit E, translating to MLLAVLLLHLVLGIVLLGGGQRLGARAFLVAAVAPAVTLVLIGSRARSLVRGDAITGSFDWVPQLGLSLDLRLDAVGLVLALIVSGVGLLVCLYAVGYFSHPGPAIGRLAGLLTLFAGAMLGIAASDHLLALFVFWELTSITSYLLIGNDDEQPQARAAALSAILITGMGGLVMLAGFVVIGQDAGTYRLSELLTAPPTGTAAGVGVVLVLIGAFTKSAQLPFGGWLPGAMVAPTPISTYLHAATMVKAGVFLVARLAPVLGEVSTWRPIVLTVASATMITGAWRALRQHDLKLLLAYGTVSQLGFLMLLFGTGVYAVAQAGLVVLIAHAAFKAALFMVVGIVDHQTGTRDVRRLAGLGRGWWPVVAISVVAAASMAGVPPLVGFIGKEKALDALLHAEFGGAPVVVAVVVVGSVLTFAYSARFVLGVSGRLVDHADPDLVLEPGAAPPPASRFVAPAALLGLASIAFGVVPWLIDSLVRGATTTLYTDAKPKHVVLWAGFNSALLLSTIIIAAGVALVLVRSSVERLQRLAHRPIAWIPDANRAFTSTVSGVSQFGRRVTGIVQNGSLPAYLVVIIGVAVAAPLGPALAGLDGFPVLIGNWVHIPIVAVVVVAAVGASITRRRIAAALMLGAVGFAMAAFYVVQGAPDLALTQFAIETLATVLFVLVLRFLPREFVDERAAIRLPIRLVVAGMTFVGIFVFALVAAQARSDVSQAPVSAEMIERSVPDGEGSNVVNVILVDFRGFDTLGEITVLAVAALGLVALARAARRPGDGAGTERPPFAHLPVVDASARLLYPSILVVAVYLLFAGHNQPGGGFVGGLTAAAAISLRYIAGGLAAVRRSVPVAPWTVLGVGLATAVTTAIMPLALGGSVLEHALWEADLPVLGKVKTTSALPFDIGVFLVVLGVILMAYEAFGEEAAEAEGDDAAVDGGSDAVVTA from the coding sequence ATGCTGCTCGCCGTCCTCCTGCTCCATCTCGTCCTGGGCATCGTGCTGCTCGGCGGCGGGCAACGCCTCGGTGCACGCGCGTTCCTCGTGGCCGCCGTCGCCCCGGCGGTCACGCTCGTGCTCATCGGCTCGCGGGCTCGCAGCCTGGTCCGCGGCGACGCGATCACCGGCTCGTTCGACTGGGTGCCGCAACTCGGCCTCTCCCTCGACCTTCGTCTCGACGCGGTGGGCCTCGTCCTCGCCCTGATCGTGTCGGGTGTCGGACTCCTCGTCTGCCTCTACGCCGTCGGCTACTTCTCCCACCCCGGCCCGGCGATCGGTCGGCTCGCCGGGCTGCTCACCCTGTTCGCCGGAGCCATGCTCGGCATCGCCGCCTCCGACCACCTGTTGGCGCTGTTCGTGTTCTGGGAGCTGACGTCGATCACGTCGTATCTGCTGATCGGCAACGACGACGAACAGCCCCAAGCTCGTGCCGCTGCCTTGTCGGCGATCCTGATCACCGGCATGGGCGGGCTCGTGATGCTGGCCGGGTTCGTCGTGATCGGACAGGACGCCGGGACCTACCGGCTCAGCGAGCTGCTCACCGCGCCACCGACCGGCACCGCCGCCGGCGTCGGGGTGGTCCTGGTGCTCATCGGGGCGTTCACGAAGTCGGCCCAGCTGCCGTTCGGTGGCTGGCTCCCCGGGGCCATGGTCGCACCCACGCCCATCAGCACCTACCTGCACGCCGCGACGATGGTGAAAGCCGGCGTGTTCCTCGTCGCCCGCCTCGCCCCCGTGCTCGGCGAGGTGTCGACCTGGCGGCCGATCGTGCTCACGGTCGCATCGGCGACGATGATCACGGGGGCGTGGCGTGCCCTCCGTCAGCACGACCTCAAGCTCCTGCTCGCGTACGGCACCGTCAGTCAGCTCGGGTTCCTGATGCTGCTGTTCGGTACCGGCGTGTACGCGGTCGCGCAGGCGGGGCTCGTCGTGCTGATCGCCCATGCCGCGTTCAAAGCGGCGCTGTTCATGGTCGTCGGCATCGTCGACCACCAGACGGGCACCCGTGACGTCCGTCGACTCGCCGGCCTCGGCCGCGGGTGGTGGCCGGTCGTCGCGATCTCGGTCGTCGCCGCCGCGTCGATGGCGGGCGTGCCGCCGCTCGTCGGGTTCATCGGCAAGGAAAAGGCGCTCGATGCGCTGCTGCACGCCGAGTTCGGGGGTGCCCCGGTCGTCGTGGCCGTGGTCGTCGTCGGGTCGGTGCTGACCTTCGCCTACTCGGCACGGTTCGTGCTCGGCGTGAGCGGTCGGCTGGTCGACCACGCCGACCCCGATCTGGTGCTCGAGCCAGGTGCGGCACCGCCGCCGGCGAGCCGTTTCGTCGCTCCGGCCGCGCTGCTCGGGTTGGCGTCGATCGCGTTCGGTGTCGTCCCGTGGCTGATCGATTCGCTCGTGCGCGGCGCGACCACCACGCTGTACACCGACGCGAAGCCGAAGCACGTCGTCCTCTGGGCCGGCTTCAACTCGGCGCTGCTGCTGTCGACGATCATCATCGCCGCAGGTGTCGCGCTCGTGCTCGTGCGGTCATCGGTCGAACGGCTCCAACGCCTCGCCCACCGCCCCATCGCATGGATCCCCGACGCCAACCGGGCGTTCACCTCCACGGTCAGCGGGGTGTCGCAGTTCGGGCGGCGGGTCACCGGCATCGTGCAGAACGGGTCGCTGCCGGCGTACCTGGTCGTGATCATCGGGGTGGCGGTGGCCGCTCCGCTCGGGCCGGCGCTCGCCGGACTCGACGGTTTCCCGGTGCTGATCGGCAACTGGGTTCACATTCCGATCGTGGCCGTGGTGGTCGTCGCCGCGGTCGGTGCCTCGATCACCCGCCGTCGCATCGCCGCCGCGCTGATGCTCGGCGCGGTCGGGTTCGCGATGGCGGCGTTCTACGTGGTGCAGGGTGCGCCCGACCTGGCGCTGACCCAGTTCGCGATCGAGACGCTCGCCACCGTCCTGTTCGTGCTGGTGCTCCGGTTCCTCCCGCGCGAGTTCGTCGACGAGCGGGCAGCGATCCGCCTGCCGATCCGGCTGGTGGTCGCCGGGATGACGTTCGTCGGAATCTTCGTCTTCGCGCTCGTGGCCGCCCAGGCGCGCAGCGATGTCTCGCAGGCGCCGGTGTCGGCCGAGATGATCGAGCGGTCGGTCCCCGACGGCGAGGGATCCAACGTGGTCAACGTGATCCTCGTCGACTTCCGTGGTTTCGACACGTTGGGCGAGATCACCGTGCTGGCGGTCGCCGCGCTCGGTCTGGTGGCACTGGCGCGAGCCGCTCGCCGGCCCGGTGACGGCGCCGGTACCGAGCGACCACCGTTCGCCCACCTGCCGGTGGTCGATGCGTCGGCGCGATTGCTGTACCCGAGCATCCTCGTGGTGGCCGTGTACCTGTTGTTCGCCGGTCACAACCAGCCGGGTGGCGGGTTCGTCGGCGGGCTCACCGCCGCCGCCGCGATCAGCCTGCGGTACATCGCGGGTGGCCTCGCCGCAGTGCGACGGTCCGTGCCGGTCGCCCCGTGGACGGTGCTCGGGGTCGGTCTGGCCACGGCGGTGACGACGGCGATCATGCCGCTCGCGCTCGGCGGGTCGGTGCTCGAACACGCACTCTGGGAGGCCGACCTGCCGGTCCTCGGCAAGGTCAAGACCACCTCGGCACTGCCCTTCGACATCGGCGTGTTCCTCGTGGTGCTCGGTGTGATCCTGATGGCGTACGAGGCCTTCGGCGAAGAGGCAGCCGAGGCGGAGGGCGACGATGCTGCGGTCGACGGCGGTTCCGATGCGGTGGTGACCGCATGA
- a CDS encoding helix-turn-helix domain-containing protein, translated as MDRQRNGKDRRRGPAASRTDSRAWTFLTNHAHVLLAISRNPELRQREIGDLVGITEGAAQRILHELEDEGYLARERVGRRNRYAVIGGGPLRHPLEAGRTIEELIDALRPGVGRTDRTSPDSTNESEPR; from the coding sequence ATGGACCGGCAGCGGAACGGGAAGGATCGGCGGCGCGGCCCCGCCGCTTCTCGAACCGATTCGCGAGCGTGGACGTTCCTCACCAATCACGCGCACGTCCTCCTGGCGATCAGCCGGAACCCCGAACTCCGCCAGCGCGAGATCGGCGACCTGGTCGGTATCACCGAAGGAGCGGCGCAGCGGATCCTCCACGAGCTCGAGGACGAGGGCTACCTCGCTCGCGAACGCGTGGGACGGCGCAACCGCTACGCCGTGATCGGCGGCGGACCGTTGCGCCACCCGCTCGAGGCCGGGCGCACGATCGAAGAACTGATCGACGCCCTCCGCCCGGGTGTCGGCCGCACCGACCGCACCTCCCCCGACAGCACCAACGAATCGGAGCCACGATGA
- a CDS encoding carbonic anhydrase, translated as MTKRSPQIDELVGLNRDYAAEFHDAGLQVEPTRNLAVVACMDSRIDTFAVLGLGNGEAHIIRNAGGVITDDVIRSLCLSQRFLGTREIVLVHHTDCGLQKVNEAEFRDQLADELGLKPWWSLEAFQDPYEDVQQSIRRLRLTPFIPHKDSITGFVYDVTDGLLHQVDVEPS; from the coding sequence ATGACCAAGCGCAGCCCTCAGATCGACGAACTCGTCGGACTCAACCGCGACTACGCCGCCGAGTTCCACGATGCCGGCCTCCAGGTCGAGCCGACACGCAACCTGGCCGTGGTCGCGTGCATGGACTCCCGCATCGACACCTTCGCCGTCCTCGGCCTCGGCAACGGCGAAGCCCACATCATCCGCAACGCCGGCGGCGTCATCACCGACGACGTGATCCGGTCGCTGTGCCTGTCACAGCGCTTCCTCGGCACTCGCGAGATCGTCCTCGTCCATCACACCGACTGCGGCTTGCAGAAGGTGAACGAGGCCGAGTTCCGCGACCAGCTCGCCGACGAACTCGGCCTCAAGCCCTGGTGGTCGCTCGAAGCCTTCCAGGATCCGTACGAGGACGTCCAGCAGTCGATCCGGCGACTCCGGCTGACGCCGTTCATCCCCCACAAGGACTCGATCACCGGGTTCGTGTACGACGTGACCGACGGACTCCTGCACCAGGTCGACGTCGAGCCGTCCTGA
- a CDS encoding YbfB/YjiJ family MFS transporter: MTVPAASSTLRGERAWVVIVLVMASVCVAQAFGRFTWGVVLPGARDDVLDGSNTLAGFFGTLNVTAYLLGTLAVSWAASRVTLVGLMRIGLSISTLALGLAAFAPSGPLLGVALFAMGIGGAVIWIPAPAISARALPPHRAGMAVGLVGSGIGIGILFAGQLAAFLDRRSDGPDNWQLVYRIEFAVACVVVVGAFALIRSRGDRPSMTGGFGGIAALRSVTSWVPATVAYAAFGFAYILVLGFLVARLEDDSGFSSGQASAMFSVVGAATVFGGTTLGPLSDRIGRRATLTGAFVGFGACTLLLLTGRQPWVAIACVGIGLMFSGMPALIIAHVVDHTDVDTYGPAFSAATLAFGVTQMVSPQIGGLLADLLGSFTWVFVLSAAVSFFGAASASRLPAPPRRGR, translated from the coding sequence GTGACCGTGCCGGCGGCGTCGTCGACGTTGCGCGGCGAGCGGGCCTGGGTCGTCATCGTGCTCGTGATGGCATCGGTGTGTGTGGCGCAGGCGTTCGGTCGGTTCACGTGGGGTGTCGTCCTGCCGGGGGCCCGCGACGACGTGCTCGACGGCTCCAACACGCTCGCCGGCTTCTTCGGCACGCTGAACGTGACCGCCTACCTGCTCGGGACCCTGGCCGTGTCATGGGCTGCATCGAGGGTGACGCTGGTCGGGTTGATGCGGATCGGGCTCTCGATCTCGACCCTCGCGCTGGGGCTCGCAGCGTTCGCTCCGAGCGGACCGTTGCTGGGCGTGGCGCTGTTCGCGATGGGGATCGGGGGAGCGGTGATCTGGATTCCGGCACCGGCGATCTCGGCGCGGGCGCTGCCGCCGCATCGAGCCGGCATGGCGGTCGGTCTCGTCGGGTCGGGCATCGGCATCGGGATCCTGTTCGCTGGCCAGTTGGCGGCGTTCCTCGATCGGCGGAGCGACGGTCCCGACAACTGGCAGTTGGTGTACCGCATCGAGTTCGCGGTCGCCTGTGTCGTGGTCGTCGGGGCGTTCGCACTGATCCGATCCCGAGGCGATCGGCCCTCGATGACCGGCGGATTCGGTGGGATCGCAGCGCTCAGGTCGGTGACGTCGTGGGTCCCCGCCACGGTCGCCTACGCCGCGTTCGGATTCGCCTACATCCTGGTCCTCGGGTTCCTCGTGGCGCGGCTCGAGGACGACTCCGGTTTCAGTTCCGGTCAGGCGTCGGCGATGTTCTCCGTGGTCGGTGCGGCGACCGTGTTCGGTGGGACGACGCTCGGACCACTGTCCGATCGCATCGGTCGCCGGGCGACGTTGACCGGGGCGTTCGTCGGGTTCGGGGCGTGCACGCTGCTGCTCCTGACCGGTCGGCAGCCCTGGGTGGCGATCGCGTGCGTGGGGATCGGCCTGATGTTCTCGGGCATGCCGGCGCTGATCATCGCCCACGTCGTCGACCACACCGACGTCGACACGTACGGGCCGGCGTTCAGCGCCGCCACGCTGGCGTTCGGGGTGACCCAGATGGTCTCGCCACAGATCGGGGGGTTGCTCGCCGACCTGCTCGGTTCGTTCACCTGGGTGTTCGTGCTCTCGGCCGCCGTGTCGTTCTTCGGTGCCGCGTCGGCGAGTCGCCTGCCGGCGCCGCCGCGCCGCGGCCGCTGA
- a CDS encoding cryptochrome/photolyase family protein, giving the protein MTVGGGSSDVPTVWVLGDQLRRDGGALAGREPGECRVLLVVSERKIASKRWHRQRLHVVLSAMLHFADELLAEGFDVDVRRAATLAAGVTAHRDEFDVGRVIAMEPMSWDGRVLLDGLGVETVRNDQFTCHYDDFAEWTADRDSFKMEDFYRWQRRRLDLLMEDGPDGAEPAGGQWNFDHDNRERPPKDGRAWPEITRFELDGIDREVIDRLPDTCWGAAPDGTWPVTRAQALARLDEFVATGLAPFGPHEDAMLAAEWKLAHSVLSSSMNLGLLHPGEVVEAAERAWWAGDAPINSVEGFVRQVIGWREYVWGVFWLWMPDYRGVNGLGATRPVPPAFTGDAATEMACVANAVTHLHDHGYAHHIERLMVFGNLALTAGVDPAAMTEWMWASFVDGAEWVMLPNVMGMALHADGGRMATKPYASGGAYINRMSDSCRGCRFDPKQRTGDDACPFTTLYWDFLARHADRFAGNHRMARQLAAMRQLGDLPAVREHAVLVVAALDAGDL; this is encoded by the coding sequence GTGACCGTGGGCGGCGGGTCGAGCGACGTTCCCACCGTGTGGGTGCTCGGCGATCAGCTGCGCCGAGACGGTGGCGCCCTCGCCGGTCGCGAGCCGGGGGAATGTCGGGTGCTGCTCGTGGTGAGCGAGCGGAAGATCGCGTCGAAACGCTGGCACCGTCAACGTCTACACGTGGTGCTGTCGGCGATGCTGCACTTCGCGGACGAACTGCTGGCCGAGGGGTTCGACGTCGACGTCCGGCGTGCCGCCACGCTCGCAGCCGGCGTCACCGCCCACCGCGACGAGTTCGACGTCGGGCGGGTGATCGCGATGGAGCCGATGAGTTGGGACGGCCGTGTCCTGCTCGACGGCCTCGGCGTCGAGACCGTGCGCAACGACCAGTTCACCTGCCACTACGACGACTTCGCCGAATGGACAGCCGATCGCGACTCGTTCAAGATGGAGGACTTCTACCGGTGGCAACGGCGGCGCCTGGATCTGCTGATGGAGGACGGTCCCGACGGTGCCGAACCCGCCGGCGGGCAGTGGAACTTCGACCACGACAACCGTGAGCGTCCCCCGAAGGACGGGCGGGCCTGGCCGGAGATCACCCGGTTCGAGTTGGACGGGATCGACCGCGAGGTGATCGACCGGCTTCCCGACACGTGCTGGGGAGCGGCGCCCGACGGCACCTGGCCGGTCACGCGGGCTCAGGCGCTGGCCCGGCTCGACGAGTTCGTCGCGACCGGTCTCGCTCCGTTCGGCCCGCACGAGGACGCGATGCTCGCCGCCGAGTGGAAGCTGGCGCACTCGGTGCTGTCGTCGTCGATGAACCTCGGCCTGCTGCACCCCGGCGAGGTCGTCGAGGCCGCCGAGCGTGCCTGGTGGGCCGGCGATGCCCCGATCAACTCGGTCGAGGGGTTCGTGCGGCAGGTCATCGGTTGGCGCGAGTACGTGTGGGGCGTGTTCTGGCTCTGGATGCCCGACTACCGGGGCGTCAACGGTCTCGGGGCGACACGGCCCGTGCCGCCGGCGTTCACCGGTGATGCAGCCACCGAGATGGCCTGCGTCGCCAACGCGGTCACGCACCTGCACGATCACGGGTACGCCCATCACATCGAACGGCTGATGGTCTTCGGCAACCTCGCACTCACCGCCGGTGTCGACCCGGCGGCGATGACGGAGTGGATGTGGGCGAGCTTCGTCGACGGTGCCGAGTGGGTGATGCTGCCGAACGTGATGGGGATGGCGTTGCATGCCGACGGAGGACGGATGGCGACCAAGCCGTACGCATCCGGTGGCGCGTACATCAACCGGATGAGCGACTCGTGTCGTGGGTGCCGGTTCGATCCGAAGCAGCGGACCGGCGACGATGCCTGCCCGTTCACCACCCTCTACTGGGACTTCCTCGCCCGCCACGCCGACCGGTTCGCCGGGAACCACCGGATGGCGCGACAGTTGGCGGCGATGCGACAACTCGGCGATCTGCCCGCGGTCCGCGAACATGCCGTTCTTGTCGTCGCCGCGCTCGACGCAGGCGACCTGTGA
- a CDS encoding DUF2071 domain-containing protein translates to MLDDAGSIEPVSPDPPRLGGRAVLHQRWDELAYFHWSYDPEDVQRLLPDGIRVDTFDGRAWVGLIPFEMRRVQLGPTPPIPYLSHFIETNVRTYVVDALGRRAIWFFSLDVPRIAIVGVARTVFSLPYCWAHASHEVVGDRHRYTMRRRWPHCERATASIEFDVGAPIPADDVEPLDHFLSARWALLTSRRRRLLYGAVEHERWPLHRIDRFKVHGTALEAAGLPTPVGPPRACYSPGVAVDLAWFDPVGERR, encoded by the coding sequence GTGCTCGACGACGCTGGATCCATCGAACCGGTCAGTCCCGACCCGCCTCGTCTCGGCGGTCGTGCCGTCCTGCACCAGCGGTGGGACGAACTTGCGTACTTCCACTGGAGCTACGACCCCGAGGACGTCCAGCGCCTGCTGCCCGACGGCATCCGGGTCGACACGTTCGACGGGCGGGCGTGGGTCGGTCTGATCCCGTTCGAGATGCGGCGGGTCCAGCTCGGCCCGACACCCCCGATCCCGTACCTGTCGCACTTCATCGAGACCAACGTGCGGACGTACGTCGTCGACGCGCTCGGCCGGCGCGCGATCTGGTTCTTCTCGCTCGACGTGCCGCGGATCGCGATCGTCGGCGTCGCCCGAACGGTGTTCTCGCTGCCGTACTGCTGGGCGCACGCGTCCCACGAGGTCGTCGGCGACCGCCACCGGTACACGATGAGGCGACGATGGCCGCACTGTGAACGGGCCACGGCGTCAATCGAGTTCGACGTGGGCGCACCGATCCCCGCCGACGACGTCGAACCGCTCGACCACTTCCTGTCGGCACGCTGGGCGCTCCTCACGTCTCGCCGTCGGCGACTGCTCTACGGGGCGGTCGAACACGAACGCTGGCCGCTCCATCGCATCGACCGGTTCAAGGTGCACGGCACGGCGCTCGAAGCGGCCGGTCTGCCCACCCCGGTCGGGCCACCTCGGGCCTGCTACTCGCCGGGGGTCGCGGTCGATCTCGCCTGGTTCGACCCGGTGGGCGAGCGCCGGTGA